The following nucleotide sequence is from Natronosalvus caseinilyticus.
CCCAGGAGATCACCATCTCGGATGTCGAGATCGAATCGCTCGAACTCGAGAACGTCTCGATGAGCGATCTTAGCTTCGAGGAAGAAGAGATGGGCGACGACAACGAGACGGATACCGACGTTGGGGCCGACGATGGCAACGGCAACGAGACTGACGTCGGCATGGACGACGAAGACAACGAGACTGACGTTGGTACCGACGACGAAGACAACGAAACTGACGTCGGTACGGACGACGACAACGAAACCACTGGAGAGAACGTCATCGAGGAGGATACCGACGAGCTCGTCGTCCAGAACGTCACGATCGAGGAGATGAACGTCGAAGAGCTCACCATCGAGGAACTCATCGTCGAAGAAGACGAGGAGGGCATCCTCGAGCAACTCGGTGGCTTCTTCGAGGGGCTGTTAGACGGTGACGACGACAATGAGACGGATACTGACGTTGGGACCGACGATGAGGACGGCAACGAGACTGACGTCGGTACGGACGACGACAACGAGACCGACGTTGGGACCGACGACGAAGACAACGAGACTGATGTCGGCATGGACGACGACAACGAAACGGACGAACAAAACACGCAGGAGATCGAGGAACTCACCATCGAAACCTTCGAAATCGAGGAACTCACCTTCGAGTCGATGACCATCCAGTCGCTCGAGAGTAGCGACGAAGCGGGCGTCGACGCCGAGGACGATAACGAGACCGAGACGGACGTCGGAACCGACGACGGTGACGACAACGAAACCGACGTTGGGGCCGACGATGGCGAAGACAACGAGACCGATATCGGAACCGACGATGGCGAAGACAACGAGACTGACATCGGGACCGACGGCGAAGATAACGAGACTGACGTCGGCACCGACGATGAGATGAACGACACCGGTGAGACCATCGAGTTCGTCTCCGCCAGCGAGGTAACCGTCGAGAACTCCACCGCGGAAACGGTCACGCTCGGCGACACCAGCGAACTCGAGGAGGCACTCGGTGAGGACGATGCCAACGAGACGGACACCGGTACTGACACTGACGACAACGAGACTGGAAACGACACAGACGACACGGACACCGAGAACGACACCACCGACACCGAAACCGACCAGCGTTCACTGTCGTTCCTCGGCTGAGAAGCCGCGATCGGTGGACGCAGTCCACGTGATCTTTCGTTTTTTCGCACACTCGAGTGCCGGCGAGCAACAGCGTTCGACGGACAGTGCTCGTCGACCGACGCCGCCGAGCGCCTCCACACCCAGCCGAAACCAGCCGGCCCGACCTTGATACCGCCCCACCCCGTAGCGACCGTATGGTCGATCACTCCCTCGACGAGATCGAGGCAGCCCTCGAGCGCGCGACCGACCTCGAGGACGAGGCGGCGCTCGCGGTCCTCGAAGACGCGCGACGAACGCTAGCGGACCTCGACGATTCGGAACTCCAGGAGGCGGACCTGGACGTCGACCTCGAGGCCCACGCATCGCCTCGGGAAGCCCTGAAGACGCGAATCGAGCAGCGAATCCGCGAAATCGAGGAACGTGACGCTTACGACGGCGGTCTCGGGTCGGCGATGAACCCGGAAGACGACGACGCGCCATGAGCCATGAACCCCGGGGCCGCCATGAGCCATGAACCCTGGGACGTGAACCATGAACCGTGAACCGTGAGGCGGACACCCGTCTTCGGCCCTTTTTCGTTCTCGAGTGAACGCGCACCGAAACCGGCAGGGCCGGCCGAACACCTAGCGATTAATCACCCTGCCGATCCCAGAATCGGATATGCGAATCGCACTCCTCGGTGGGACCGGCGACATCGGCGAAGGACTGGCGCTGCGCTTTGCTCGAGACACCGACCACGAGATTCTGATCGGGTCTCGCGACCCGGAGAAGGCTCGAGACGCCGCCGAAACCTACGTCGACGCGATCGAATCCCAGTCCCGCGGCGGGGAGCCGACGGTCAAGGGCTTCGCCAACGAGATGGCGGCCGACCGCGCGGACGTCGTCGTGCTCGCGGTGCCGCCGTACCACGTCGGCGACACGGTCGAAGCGGTCGCCGAAAAACTCGACGGAGACTCGATCCTGGTCAGCCCCGCAGTCGGGATGAAAGGCGACGAGGACGGCCTGCACTATCACCCGCCCGGGACCGGGAGCGTCACGGCGCTCGTCGCCCAGCGCGCCCCCGACGACGTACCGGTCGTCGGCGCGTTCCACAACCTCGCCGCCGCGAAACTGTCGAACCTCGAGGCCGACCTGGACGTCGATACCCTCGTCGTTGGCGACGACGCCTCGGCGAAGGAGACGGTGCGACGACTGGCGACGGAGATCGACGGCCTCCGGGCGCTCGACGCCGGCCCAATCGCCAACGCACCCGAAGTCGAGAGCGTGACGCCGCTCGTGATCAACGTCGCCCGGTACAACGACGACATGCGCGACGTCGGCGTTCGATTCCACTGACCAGCCTCAGAACGAGCACGTCGTCACCCTGCAACGGGAGGAAGATACGACGGCGTCACGACGCTGATTCTCGACAACTCCCTCTCCCGGGCGCGAACGTAGCACTCGTCGATGGATCGACCTCGAGCCTCGAGAAGGAAGGCGAAACGATCGCTCGGGCCTACGCTCGGTCGCGGCCCTTACGCGCCGGCCGATTCGAGGGCGTCCTCGATGTCCTCGCGCTGGGTAACGCCGACGAAGCGTTCGACCACGCCGTCGTCGTTCTCGATGATGAGCGTCGGCAACGAGCGAACCTGATACTCGTTTGCGACGTCCTGTTCCTCGTCGACGTTGACCTTCTCCACTTCGAATCGGCCGTCCCAGTCGTCCTCGAGTTCCTCGAGGATCGGGTCCTGGGTCTTACAGGGGCCACACCAGTCCGCGTAGAAGTCCTTGAGCGTAACAGTCATGCCGTTCATCGGATCTTTCCGCCCGCCGCGCATAAGGGTTTCCCACCTGTGTATGCTTGCCGGAAGTGCGGGTGTTAGCTGTGTAAGAGGTCCATATGCGGTAGTGAGGAAGCGGTCGATCGTGTTCGGAGACCACCGAAATCATCGACGGCCACCGGAAACAGCGGCGAGCGACAGCGGCAATCGGTCGAAATCACCATCACCATAGGAACGGTGAGACGAACGACCAGTATGGAGAAAGACGCGATCCGCGAACGAATCTGGGACGACCTGGAGTCCTCCGGAACGGCCCGATTTCCCTACCCGCCACACGGCCGAATTCCGAATTTCGAGGGGGCGAAAGAGGCCGCGGCGGTGCTGGCCGACCAACCGGAGTGGCGGGCCGCAGCAACGATCAAGGCCAATCCGGACGCGCCACAGCTACCCGTGCGGCGGCGAGCGCTTCGAGACGGAAAGACGGTCTTCATGGCAGTGCCGCGCCTTCGAGACGAGCGGTGCTTCCTGGAACTCGATCCAGAGACGCTCGAGGACTACGACGCGGCGACGACGGTCTCCGGATCGTCGGCTCACGGCACCGCGGTTCGGCCCGAAGCCGTCCCCGACATCGACCTGATCGTCTCCGGGAGCGTCGCCGTCGACGAAACGGGAACCCGGATCGGCAAAGGCGAGGGCTACAGCGACCTCGAGTACGCTATCCTTCGCGAACTCAGTCTGGTCGACGACGAGACAGTCGTCGCGACGACCGTCCACGAACGACAGCTGGTCTCGGGTCTCGAGGCGGACGCCCACGACGTCCCGATGGATCTGATCGTCACGCCCGAACGCGTTCTCCGACCGGACCCGGCGGACAGACCGACGGGTATCGACTGGAACGCGCTCGCTGACGAACGGCTCGACGAGATGCCGATACTGCGGGCACTTCGAGGCGACATCGACGGATAGAGATCGGTCAGAGATCGGTCTCGAGGGTGGAAAATTGCAGGGACGAAGGAGGCCGGTGCAGAGCCTCCATCGTCGACAGCCACGAACCGGCCGGAGGAGGTGCAGGCCTCCGTCCGCGAACGTGGCGCGGCAATGGTGGGGAAGGGTGCTGTGGTGGGTTGCTGGAAGTCACGGGATCGACTAAGGCTTGGGGTGCCTCTTGTGGTGGGATTCGCCCGTCGACCTCCATTGAGGACAACGAGTGGTAGTTACTTCAACGCCGGTGTCGGTCCACCCGATTCGGTCGGATTCTACCACACTTTACCCGGATTTAATCGGCCGAATTCGAGGGGTGGAAAGTTCATTAGCGGCATATTTCGAATCGACACGATCAATTGCAACGAATTTATTCCAGTTGCAGGCAAAATGTGCCAATCCCGGGGGAACTAGCGACGAGTGGTCACGACGACGGCTCCCGGACGAGTTCACTTGCGAGCACGTCGGGAGCGATCAGGGCCGGGTCAACCGCGAGGTCGAGCTGGCCGCGTACGAATTCCGGAACCGTGTTTCGGTCGTAGACGACTGTCCGAACGTCGTCGGTGAGATCACACACGATCGGGATCGTCGTCGACTCGCCGACGTCAGTCAGGACGTACAATTCAGCGTCGACGATGCCTGCTTCCTCCAGTATCGGCCGGGTCAGGGGGCCCTCGAGCCGCTTCACGTCGGCACCGACGGCCTCGAGCGCGTCGGCGATACCGTCCTCGTCGGGAGCAGTGACAATCGCGTTCATCGTGGCTGAGGCAACGGGCCCCGGGGGTTTGTGTGTATCGAAGCGGCGTGAAATCGAGCGAGGGAAGCCGTGACTCGATCAGGGACGGATCAGGGCGTAGACTGTGCCAAGAACGAGGCCGTACACGGCGTGCCCCACGAGGCTGAGTTCGCTGACGTTCGGAAGCGGCGGGGCGCCCGGGAAGCCGACCGCGTCGAGCCAGACCGGCATGACGAGGACCGCCAGGGTGGCCCACACGACGACGCCGTACAGCAGTCCGGTCAGCGCGGTCTTGAGACTCGAGTCCGTCCAGGTAGCGATCGGTCCGCGGTGGACCAGCGCAACGAAGACGACGCCGATAACGGCGCCGTGTGAGAGGTGGATCACCCAGCCTGCGAGTTCCGCAGGGTTCGCGGGCGTGGCCTCGATGCCGTACATATTCGGAATCGCGACCTCGAGGACGGGGTCCGGGATCATCGTCATCATGAGCGCGCCGAAGACGA
It contains:
- the npdG gene encoding NADPH-dependent F420 reductase encodes the protein MRIALLGGTGDIGEGLALRFARDTDHEILIGSRDPEKARDAAETYVDAIESQSRGGEPTVKGFANEMAADRADVVVLAVPPYHVGDTVEAVAEKLDGDSILVSPAVGMKGDEDGLHYHPPGTGSVTALVAQRAPDDVPVVGAFHNLAAAKLSNLEADLDVDTLVVGDDASAKETVRRLATEIDGLRALDAGPIANAPEVESVTPLVINVARYNDDMRDVGVRFH
- a CDS encoding thioredoxin family protein, with the protein product MTVTLKDFYADWCGPCKTQDPILEELEDDWDGRFEVEKVNVDEEQDVANEYQVRSLPTLIIENDDGVVERFVGVTQREDIEDALESAGA
- a CDS encoding 5-formyltetrahydrofolate cyclo-ligase, which codes for MEKDAIRERIWDDLESSGTARFPYPPHGRIPNFEGAKEAAAVLADQPEWRAAATIKANPDAPQLPVRRRALRDGKTVFMAVPRLRDERCFLELDPETLEDYDAATTVSGSSAHGTAVRPEAVPDIDLIVSGSVAVDETGTRIGKGEGYSDLEYAILRELSLVDDETVVATTVHERQLVSGLEADAHDVPMDLIVTPERVLRPDPADRPTGIDWNALADERLDEMPILRALRGDIDG
- a CDS encoding DUF7126 family protein, which produces MNAIVTAPDEDGIADALEAVGADVKRLEGPLTRPILEEAGIVDAELYVLTDVGESTTIPIVCDLTDDVRTVVYDRNTVPEFVRGQLDLAVDPALIAPDVLASELVREPSS
- a CDS encoding DUF6789 family protein, with protein sequence MASDTTSQTAVANRTSIQPWQAGAVGGVLGSVVFGALMMTMIPDPVLEVAIPNMYGIEATPANPAELAGWVIHLSHGAVIGVVFVALVHRGPIATWTDSSLKTALTGLLYGVVVWATLAVLVMPVWLDAVGFPGAPPLPNVSELSLVGHAVYGLVLGTVYALIRP